In the genome of Spirochaetae bacterium HGW-Spirochaetae-1, one region contains:
- a CDS encoding long-chain fatty acid--CoA ligase — translation MNSTVRSEVHEITENSVCGIFLNRVKANADEPCVAYRKEDTFHDVTWREMGDMVHSLGAWMIHEGVVRGDRIAIFSGTRYEWWITDLASLLTGAADVPIYATNTAHEAYYILSHSAACLCFTGDREQTDKVLAVRDSLPALRKIIVFDDILIDDPMVITFQKAIEEGRQRLDLLNPDSAQNAITPRDLATIIYTSGTTGDPKGVMLSHGNLIANVRQVHDHYRNKLTIKHDFLSFLPLSHALERMGGYYLAISTNTKVSFARDISTLLEDLKAVRPTSFVAVPRMFEKIYHAVQQRVRESRKLRRIIFSRAMNVARKNVEYLAHDRERKGIFALRYALAHRLVFSRIKNNLGMERIRFAVSGGNALSGEIARFFMGLDIRIIEGYGLTETSPVVSANRPDLIKPGAVGKIVQGTDVRISPDGEILIRGPQVMTGYYRDDAATAEAFTDDGFFKTGDLGFFDNDGYLRVSGRIKDIIITSGGKNISPMNIETNLMYSKYIEQAVVIGDGRNFLTALVVPDFENLEAWAVREGIAFGSRKELLLHEKVRSLFSDEIDHYQKDFSRVEQVKKYTLMDEPWSQEQGELTPSMKVKRRVINERYAEIIESMYNEKNPEV, via the coding sequence ATGAACAGCACGGTACGGTCCGAGGTTCATGAAATCACAGAAAATTCCGTATGCGGTATTTTCCTGAACAGGGTGAAGGCCAACGCCGATGAACCCTGTGTCGCTTATAGAAAAGAGGATACTTTTCACGATGTGACCTGGCGCGAGATGGGCGACATGGTCCACAGCCTGGGAGCCTGGATGATACACGAAGGCGTGGTCCGCGGCGACCGGATAGCCATCTTTTCCGGGACACGGTACGAATGGTGGATCACCGATTTGGCCTCGCTCCTCACGGGAGCCGCCGATGTTCCCATATACGCCACAAACACTGCTCACGAGGCCTACTATATACTTTCCCATTCCGCGGCCTGCCTGTGTTTTACCGGCGACAGGGAGCAGACGGACAAAGTACTGGCCGTCCGGGACAGCCTTCCGGCGCTGAGAAAAATCATAGTCTTCGATGATATCCTTATTGACGATCCCATGGTAATTACCTTTCAGAAGGCCATCGAAGAAGGCCGGCAGCGGCTTGACCTGCTGAACCCCGATAGCGCGCAGAACGCCATCACACCCCGCGACCTGGCCACCATCATATACACATCGGGAACAACGGGCGACCCCAAGGGCGTCATGCTGTCCCACGGAAATCTCATCGCCAACGTGCGCCAGGTCCACGACCATTACCGGAACAAGCTCACCATCAAGCACGACTTTCTTTCATTTCTCCCGCTCTCCCATGCCCTGGAAAGAATGGGAGGATATTACCTGGCCATCAGCACCAACACCAAGGTTTCCTTCGCACGGGATATCTCGACACTCCTGGAGGACCTGAAGGCAGTGCGGCCCACCTCCTTTGTAGCCGTGCCCCGCATGTTCGAGAAGATCTACCATGCCGTGCAGCAGAGGGTCAGGGAGTCGCGGAAACTGCGCCGCATCATCTTCTCCCGCGCCATGAATGTTGCCCGAAAAAACGTGGAATACCTGGCTCATGACCGGGAGCGGAAAGGGATCTTCGCGCTGCGGTATGCCCTGGCGCACCGGCTTGTTTTCTCGCGTATCAAGAACAATCTCGGCATGGAGCGTATCCGCTTCGCCGTCTCGGGAGGCAATGCGCTTTCCGGAGAGATAGCCCGGTTTTTCATGGGACTTGATATCCGCATCATTGAGGGATACGGCCTCACAGAGACATCTCCCGTGGTAAGCGCCAACCGTCCCGATCTCATCAAGCCCGGGGCCGTGGGTAAAATTGTCCAGGGCACCGATGTCCGGATATCACCTGACGGTGAAATCCTCATCAGGGGGCCCCAGGTCATGACGGGCTATTACCGCGACGATGCGGCCACGGCGGAAGCCTTCACCGATGACGGTTTTTTTAAAACCGGCGATCTGGGCTTCTTCGACAATGACGGATACCTGCGCGTTTCGGGTAGAATAAAAGACATCATCATTACGTCGGGCGGCAAAAATATATCGCCCATGAATATCGAGACAAACCTCATGTATTCGAAATACATCGAGCAGGCCGTGGTAATCGGCGACGGCAGGAATTTTCTCACGGCCCTGGTGGTCCCCGATTTTGAAAACCTCGAGGCCTGGGCCGTACGGGAGGGAATCGCCTTCGGCAGCAGAAAAGAACTGCTTCTCCATGAAAAGGTGCGTTCGTTGTTCAGCGATGAAATCGATCACTACCAGAAGGATTTTTCCCGCGTGGAACAGGTGAAAAAATATACACTCATGGACGAACCGTGGAGTCAGGAGCAGGGAGAGCTCACGCCCTCTATGAAGGTGAAACGACGGGTCATCAATGAGCGGTATGCCGAAATTATAGAATCCATGTATAACGAAAAAAATCCTGAAGTCTGA
- a CDS encoding 3-keto-5-aminohexanoate cleavage protein, whose product MEKLIITAALTGGIHGKEANAALPEQPDEIIRDAMDCYNAGAALVHLHARDAEGKGVGDPAIFRTLNSGISSRCPVIIQNTTGGPGIPIEKRITSLDAGPESASLNMGSVVFFYRDREIPFYNLRSEIETFAREMLERNIKPEMEVYNPSMFGEVQNLIDKGLLKTPYYINFVMGVGGMGGYPGTPENLVTMINHLPEGSVFNVSGIGRCQLAMNTMAIITGGHARTGLEDNVFYHKGEPAAGNARLVERVVRLARELGREVATPNEARAILGMGA is encoded by the coding sequence ATGGAAAAGCTCATTATCACCGCTGCCCTCACCGGAGGCATCCACGGCAAGGAAGCCAACGCTGCCCTGCCGGAACAGCCCGATGAGATAATCCGCGACGCCATGGACTGCTACAATGCCGGCGCCGCCCTGGTCCATCTCCATGCACGCGACGCGGAAGGAAAAGGCGTGGGAGATCCCGCCATATTCAGAACCCTGAACAGCGGCATCAGCAGCCGGTGCCCTGTCATCATCCAGAACACCACGGGAGGTCCCGGTATTCCCATTGAAAAGCGCATCACCAGTCTGGATGCCGGTCCCGAATCGGCATCGCTGAACATGGGTTCCGTTGTATTCTTCTACCGTGACCGGGAGATCCCTTTTTACAACCTTCGCTCTGAGATAGAAACATTTGCCCGTGAAATGCTTGAAAGAAATATCAAGCCGGAAATGGAAGTGTACAATCCCTCCATGTTCGGCGAGGTGCAAAACCTCATTGACAAGGGACTGCTGAAAACACCCTATTATATAAACTTCGTCATGGGTGTGGGGGGCATGGGAGGATACCCCGGCACTCCGGAAAACCTGGTCACCATGATAAATCATCTCCCCGAAGGATCCGTCTTCAATGTATCTGGCATCGGGCGGTGCCAGCTCGCCATGAATACCATGGCAATCATAACGGGAGGCCATGCACGCACGGGCCTCGAGGATAATGTTTTTTATCACAAAGGCGAACCGGCGGCAGGCAATGCCCGGCTCGTTGAGCGTGTCGTGCGCCTGGCACGGGAACTGGGCCGTGAGGTTGCCACACCCAATGAGGCGCGCGCCATACTGGGTATGGGAGCGTAG
- a CDS encoding ribose-5-phosphate isomerase — MKIAVLNETSAADRNSDIMAALDGRGHEIVNAGMKKSGQTPEISYIHTGFMSALLIASGRADFVVGGCGTGQGYLNSVMQYPGIFCGHIVTPLDGWLFTQINGGNCISLMLNQGYGWAGDVNLRFIFDHIFSVERGCGYPEHRREPQKESRLLLENISSATHTTMPRIIMGLPDEVIKPSLFYSGFMDILDIDTMGDRDIAAAVKERTER; from the coding sequence ATGAAGATAGCAGTGTTAAATGAAACCAGCGCAGCGGACCGTAACAGCGACATCATGGCGGCCCTTGACGGACGGGGCCACGAGATTGTAAACGCCGGCATGAAAAAAAGCGGCCAGACTCCGGAAATATCCTACATTCACACGGGATTCATGAGCGCCCTTCTGATCGCCTCGGGCAGGGCCGATTTTGTCGTGGGAGGCTGCGGAACCGGCCAGGGATACCTGAATTCCGTTATGCAGTATCCCGGTATCTTCTGCGGGCATATCGTGACCCCCCTGGACGGCTGGCTTTTTACGCAGATCAACGGCGGTAACTGCATATCTCTCATGCTGAACCAGGGCTATGGCTGGGCCGGTGATGTAAACCTGCGGTTTATTTTTGACCATATTTTCAGCGTGGAGCGGGGATGCGGTTATCCCGAACATCGGCGCGAACCGCAGAAAGAGTCGCGTCTTCTTCTTGAAAACATATCCTCCGCCACTCATACGACCATGCCGCGAATAATAATGGGCCTTCCCGATGAAGTGATAAAACCATCCCTTTTCTATTCCGGTTTCATGGATATTCTGGATATCGACACTATGGGCGACAGGGATATTGCCGCCGCCGTAAAAGAAAGAACGGAAAGGTGA
- a CDS encoding thiamine pyrophosphate-binding protein, whose translation MTGITIKERADLIRDCGGIEEAVTAGRLSQFQDITVSEALVLGLLRQGVCKYIGIFGHGSTDIGEALRVYEDAGLVKTYNVHHETAASHAATALKILTGETAAVITSIGPGALQAFAGSLTAASNGAGVWYIFGDETTHNEGFNMQQIPGEGQGMFLKLFSVMGSAFSIFEPWSIIAALRAGSSATGATAHNGPFFLLAPMNVQPAVLRKFNLLELPEKSERAVCAETREHVFTDAIEAVRTAKNITIKLGNGARGCGKEILELAGLLDAAIVSGPSSQGIVPYSEQRNMTVGGSKGSLSGNWCMNEADLVIVIGARAVCQWDCSGTAWKNARRIINFNIHPGHAAHYNRSIIVVGDAKTNLRAFIRNMKKNGFTPVDGSSPWGIAMKEKKKQWESFKRKRYELAGLHDRVWGKQVMTQPVALKTACDFADKKSYTKLFDAGDVQANGFQIIEDEREGMTFTDTGSSYMGFSSSAVLVSAMTGLKPMAFCGDGSFMMNPQILIDAVEHGAAGIIVIFDNRCMAAINGLQNAQYGHGYKTSDSVVVDYAAMARSVQGVLGLFGGYTASEFTMALEEAAGHPGLAVIHVPVYGGPDERAGMGVFGDWNVGNWCEGVQKEHHRLGL comes from the coding sequence ATGACCGGCATTACTATAAAGGAACGGGCTGACCTGATCAGGGACTGCGGCGGCATCGAAGAGGCCGTGACTGCCGGCAGACTCAGTCAGTTCCAGGACATAACCGTTTCAGAGGCCCTGGTCCTGGGGCTCCTTCGCCAGGGTGTATGCAAATACATCGGCATATTCGGGCATGGATCCACCGATATAGGCGAGGCCCTCCGCGTCTATGAAGACGCTGGACTCGTGAAAACCTATAATGTCCATCATGAAACCGCTGCCAGCCACGCTGCCACGGCTCTTAAAATTCTTACAGGAGAAACAGCGGCAGTCATTACATCAATCGGTCCCGGTGCGCTCCAGGCCTTCGCGGGATCGCTTACGGCGGCATCGAACGGCGCCGGGGTCTGGTATATTTTCGGCGACGAGACGACACACAACGAGGGTTTCAACATGCAGCAAATCCCCGGCGAGGGACAGGGTATGTTCCTGAAACTCTTCAGCGTCATGGGTAGCGCCTTTTCCATATTTGAACCCTGGTCCATTATTGCCGCACTGAGGGCCGGTTCCTCAGCCACAGGCGCAACGGCACATAACGGTCCATTTTTCCTCCTGGCTCCCATGAATGTGCAGCCCGCCGTACTGCGAAAATTCAACCTTCTCGAACTTCCGGAAAAATCGGAGCGAGCCGTCTGTGCCGAAACGCGGGAGCATGTTTTCACCGACGCAATTGAGGCGGTCCGAACCGCAAAAAATATCACCATCAAGCTGGGAAACGGAGCGCGGGGGTGCGGAAAGGAAATACTTGAGCTGGCCGGACTACTGGACGCGGCGATCGTTTCGGGGCCCAGCAGCCAGGGCATAGTCCCCTATTCGGAACAACGCAATATGACCGTGGGCGGTTCCAAGGGATCTCTTTCGGGAAACTGGTGCATGAATGAAGCGGACCTGGTTATCGTCATCGGCGCCCGGGCCGTGTGCCAGTGGGACTGTTCCGGTACTGCGTGGAAAAATGCCCGGCGCATAATTAATTTCAACATACATCCGGGCCATGCAGCCCATTACAACCGGAGCATCATCGTTGTGGGCGACGCAAAAACAAACCTTCGGGCGTTTATCCGGAACATGAAAAAAAACGGTTTCACGCCCGTTGACGGTTCGTCACCTTGGGGCATCGCCATGAAAGAAAAAAAGAAGCAGTGGGAATCCTTCAAACGGAAGCGGTATGAACTGGCGGGATTGCACGACCGGGTCTGGGGAAAACAGGTCATGACGCAGCCCGTTGCGCTGAAAACGGCCTGTGACTTCGCCGATAAAAAGAGTTATACTAAACTGTTCGACGCCGGCGATGTACAGGCAAACGGCTTCCAGATAATCGAGGACGAACGGGAAGGCATGACCTTCACCGATACGGGATCATCCTACATGGGCTTCTCCTCTTCGGCCGTTCTTGTCAGCGCCATGACGGGCCTCAAACCCATGGCCTTCTGCGGCGACGGCAGTTTCATGATGAACCCCCAGATACTCATCGACGCCGTGGAGCACGGTGCCGCAGGTATTATTGTCATATTTGACAACCGGTGTATGGCCGCCATAAACGGTCTGCAGAATGCCCAGTACGGTCATGGGTATAAAACATCCGATTCAGTTGTCGTGGACTACGCGGCCATGGCCCGGTCCGTACAGGGAGTCCTGGGACTTTTCGGCGGGTACACGGCATCAGAGTTTACCATGGCGCTCGAGGAAGCCGCCGGGCATCCCGGCCTGGCAGTAATCCACGTACCGGTCTACGGCGGTCCCGATGAACGGGCCGGCATGGGAGTCTTCGGCGACTGGAATGTGGGCAACTGGTGCGAAGGCGTTCAGAAGGAGCATCATCGCCTGGGGCTGTAA
- a CDS encoding endonuclease III, translating to MTGNHDLSIDDEEVKAFRTIVYDYYKRYRRDFPWRRTGDPYHVLVSEIMLQQTQTDRVSEKFTEFIKAFPTLESLAGAEQGRVLAQWQGLGYNRRAVMLHRLAGQVMNKYGGVIPDSPEELVLLPGIGKATAASICAFAFNKPVVFVETNIRTVFIHMFFPHGDDVDDGSIVPLVERTLDRENPHHWYSALMDFGVMLKKNFTNPGRKSRHHQKQSPFEGSTRQVRGMILKALIADQGLTARGMVKAVNAPEEKISRALDDLVKEGLVSRRGRRYYL from the coding sequence ATGACGGGGAACCACGATCTCTCTATTGATGATGAAGAGGTGAAGGCATTCCGAACCATTGTTTATGATTACTATAAACGGTACCGTCGCGATTTTCCCTGGCGAAGAACCGGGGATCCCTACCATGTCCTCGTCTCTGAAATAATGCTTCAGCAGACCCAGACTGACCGTGTTTCTGAAAAATTCACGGAATTCATAAAGGCCTTTCCGACACTGGAGAGCCTGGCCGGGGCTGAACAGGGCCGTGTACTGGCACAGTGGCAGGGGCTGGGTTATAACCGGCGGGCGGTAATGCTGCACCGCCTGGCGGGGCAGGTCATGAATAAATATGGAGGAGTGATACCCGATTCACCGGAAGAGCTGGTTCTGCTGCCGGGAATAGGGAAGGCGACGGCCGCATCGATCTGCGCCTTTGCTTTTAATAAGCCCGTTGTCTTTGTTGAAACCAATATAAGAACGGTTTTTATCCATATGTTTTTTCCCCACGGTGATGACGTGGACGACGGCAGTATCGTGCCGTTAGTGGAGCGGACCCTGGACAGGGAGAATCCCCATCACTGGTATTCCGCTCTCATGGATTTCGGTGTCATGCTGAAAAAAAACTTTACCAATCCCGGGAGAAAGAGCAGGCATCATCAGAAGCAAAGTCCCTTCGAGGGATCAACGCGGCAGGTTCGTGGGATGATATTGAAGGCGCTTATTGCCGATCAGGGTCTGACGGCCCGCGGTATGGTGAAAGCGGTGAATGCACCGGAGGAAAAGATCTCCCGGGCTCTTGATGACCTGGTAAAGGAGGGTCTGGTTTCCCGCAGGGGCAGGAGATATTATCTCTAA